The following DNA comes from Spirochaetota bacterium.
TTTCATAATTATTCAAACAATCCTGTATCTTATCTAGTATAAGCGGTATGTTTTCAACCTTATCTTCAAACTTATACTCATCTGGAACAGGAACATCCTCAAAATATCTGGCACTACCTCTCCTACCTGTTATCACACAACACCCGAGCATTATAGCTTCTCTAGGTATTCTTTCCTTACCCGGGAAACTACCAAAATCTATATAAACCTTAGATCTCTTGAGTAACTCAATAACACCTCTTCTGTCTAGTCCTATTATCGGCACAAATTTTATACTCCTATTATAAGTGGACGAATATTTGATCAACTTTGATGTAAACTCAAAACCCTTTTTGGGATTGTAGCAAACAATATTCTCCTTGCTTCTCTCATCAAAAGTTTCAACAAGAAAAGACCTGTTGATATAGTCAAACACACAAAAAGTATTTTCAATTCCTTTACTCTTCAGATGTTCTGATGACCTAACGGATTGAGTAAGGTGAAAATATACCTTTGAAATCATAGATGAGTTTTTTAAATCTATCTTTTCAAACTCCTTAAGTGCTATAGATGGTATGTCAAAATGTGGCAAGAGTGCTTTATTAATCTTTTCTATCGTGATCAAATTAATTCTATTCACGATAGCCATAAGGATACCTCTTAGGGTCCTATAAAATAAAAACTGATAGAAGAAATCAACACTCAACCAGTATATTACTTTCCTTATCTTTGAATACCTGTTCGCAAATTCAATAAATTTAGGTATCTCAGGAACTATAATGATATTCTTCTCCTCATCTTCTATAGTCTTTGACAAAGCAACACCGTAATCTTTGTAAGGTTCTGGAACAGCATCAAGTTTCGGAGGTAAGTAATAAATATAAGATTCAATTTCTAGATCCCTCTTTAGGTGGTGTGCTATCGCATGCAACTGTTCAGGACCCCCTGTTATCAAATTACTTGGAGCAACAACATAAATTTTTGTATTATCATAAACTCTTATACCTTTCATAAGACCTCCTACACCTTAAACATCTTCAAAAAACTCCAAAGTTTGTAGAAAGATTCTTTCAACATATCCTGCATAAGAGTAATCATCGGCATAGCAAAAACTATCACAAGAATCAAACCTACCACAATCTTGGCATCAAAACTCAAGTTAAGCACATTCATCTGAGGAGCAGTTTTAGCAAGAATACCAACAGTGATGTCAATCGCGAGTATGACAGCAATTATAGGTAGAGATATCTTTATAGCAATAGCAAACATAGCATTAAAACCACTAACAACGAATTGCGAAATAACTTTAACACTGTCTAGGTTAAGGTTATAAGGCCATATCTTCTTATAACTCTCAAGAAAGGCTTGAAATGATAGAAAAGGACCATCTATGGATATGAATACCAAAGTAGCAAAGATGAGCAATAATGTTCCATAAGTAGGAATACTTGTTTCAGATAAAGGATCTACTACTTCAACAAATCCAAGACCAAAGGTTGTTGAAAATATCTGTGCCGCTAACTGAAATGCTATGAATATAAGATACACGAAAAACCCCATAAGAAGCCCTATTATAACCTCTCCAACAAGAATGAAAAAGAAATCTCCAAGTGATGTCGGTATTTCATAACCTAACTGTGTAAGTATTGGGAAAGTCATGTATGAAAGAAAAAACGCTAACACTACCCTTATCCTATTAGGAACATTAATACCCCCAAATAAAGGTAAAACTGTTAGGAATGCTACTGCACGAGCAAAGGAAACCAAAAAGAACTGGAAATTGTATATCAAGAAATTAACTATATCAACTGCCATATATAACTAACTTTCATAGTAGTATTCTCTCTTACCTTTGTAAATTGAGGCAAACAAGTAGCCATAAGCAAATCCCCCAAGGTGAGCAAACCATGCTATACTAGCTTGAGGATTAAAAACAGCGTTCGCTATCTGTCCCACGAGCCATACTCCTATGAATATAGAAGCAGATATAGGAATGACCGTTATTATAAAGAATACAATAAGAGTTGCTACATAGTTTCTCGGGAAATACTTCATATAGGCACCTAAAACAGCACTTACTGCACCACTAGCACCAACAAGCGGTATCGCCATCTCACCTACGGGAGATATACTTTCAAATCTCTTCATCCCTAGCATCTCCTCAGGGAATAACACCACCATATGTATCAAAGCAGATATAATAGCAGAACTTAAGTAGAATAGTATAAAAATAAAACTACCTAGTCTTCTCTCAACATTATTACCAAATATGAAGAAAAACCACATATTTCCAAGTAAATGAAAAAATCCCCCATGAACGAAAGCGTAGGTTATAAGATTGAAGTAGATAAACTCCCCTTCTCTTATGGACTTTAACAATTCATAAGGGATAGCTCCCCACTCTCTATAGAACATAGCATCATTTCTAACGAAAAACGTCTGATAAATAAAAACCAAAACACATATCACTATTACTAGCGTCATCACAGGAGTGAAAAGTTTAGGTATCATACCTCGCCTATCTTCCCATCTATCTCGCTCCTCAAAATCAAACAATGGTATAAACATACAACCTCCAAGATCAAGATTATTATAAGAAACAGAACAGTATATATCAAATTTGAGGATTCAAGGCAGAAGAACCTAATTTAAGATTTACTACTACTAACCTATTCATGTTTTTCTTCCATTAATTGCGTTTTACAGGTGAGAGTAAGTCAAATCTCTTTGATTTTCTACTAACCCCCACTGCAAATTTCAATTCGCCATCTTGCTATAAACGGATATTCTACTTTATAATTCTAGAAAATTATACCAAACAGGAGGTAAGATTGAGAGAAATACTGAAGCATATAGTATTCGCCAAAATCATAGTATTCATAGGTATATTAACATTTAGTTGTATCCCTAGAAGTAGTCTAAAATCTATAGCAACAACTGATAAAGTAAGAGTCCTTATAGGTATTGAAAGAAGCAACTTTAAGATTACTTCAGAAGGTTTAATTGTAATTAACGGCATACCTTTCAACAACGAAGCAAACATTTACTTTGATGGATCAAAAATAGTTGCTAATGATATAGTCAAAGATAGTAAAATAGAGATATTTTCAGATAGTTACCTTCAATACATTGACAAGAAATATCCGGGTTTCATCAGACTAATCACGTCTGAAAATGGCATTATGGTAATAAATGTGGTAGAGTTGGAAGAATACCTATCTTCAGTCGTTCCTTCTGAAGTTCCTGCACTATGGCCTATGGAAGTTCTAAAAGCACAGGCAATAGTCTCAAGAACATACGCAGTCAGGAAAATGATAGAAAACCAGGATAAAGACTACGATGTAGTCTCAACATACAAATCCCAAGTGTATTCCGGTATTTCAAAAGTCCATCCTAGAACAAGCAGAGCAGTAAGAGAAACTGAAGGAATAGTAATAACACATAACGATGAGGTTATTTTCGCTTTCTTTCACGCTAACTCTGGCGGCTACACAGAAAAACCTGAGATTATAGGAGTAAAAGAAAATCTACCATACCTGAAACCTGTTATTGACAACTATTCAAAAAACACATTTAGATCCTTCTGGAAGACTAGTATATCAAAAAAAGATTTCCTAAACTCAATCTTTGGTAGAAAGAACCTGAAGATGGAGTACATAAATATACCATACAGACTACCTTCAGGGTCTATTGCTGAAATAGAAGTTGTTGCTAATGACGGTAAGTCATCTATCATAAGAAGAATCAATGTGAATAGGTTCAGAGAGATTTTTCCTATGGTTTTAAGCCCTAAATTTGAGATTGATATAGAAGGCGATAATATAGTATTCACAGGCATAGGATGGGGACACGGCGTAGGTATGTCACAATGGGGCGCTAAAGAAATGGCTATCAAAGGATATAACTACAAAGAAATAATAAGACACTACTACAACGATGTGGAACTCGTAAAAATATACTAGACCAACCCCTACTCAAAATATCCTAGACAATCAATTTAGACTCCTAAAATAATAAATTACTAGAACAAAATAGCATTACCCAAATAAGTCTATAACAAATATAAGTAAATTCAATCACCTAGATGTAGCATTCCTGACTTCTTCAAGAATCTCCTTTACAGCGTAAAGATAATCTTTACTACCTTTCTCAACCTTGTCCATCATTTCTTCAAGGATTCTTGTTCTCTCTTCAGATATAAACTCTCTATATTTCTCCTTGAGCGAGAAATAAACCTCAATACCCTTCTTTAATGGTATAAGTTTATTGTTTTTTGATATAACATAACCTCTCTTTGAGAGGATTGATATTATCTTTGAGTATGTTGATGGTCTCCCTATACCCCTCTCTTTCATCATCTGAATAACATCACCTTCCGAAAGCAAGGCTACCTTAGGTTTTTTCACTTTTCTCACTTTTTCAACCTTTAAAACATCCAAAGGCTTATCAACTTGCAAATATCCAACTCTGTTCCATCCATCTTCTACTATCTCTACATTTCTAGAAATCTCAACAACCTTCTTACCAAGATTAAGTTGATATTTTGCGTTTTTAACAACTACCGGTTTCATTTGCGAAGATATAAATCTTTTAAAAATCAAGTCATAGACCATAATATGTTGTCTCTTTAGTGTTGATGTTGAAATAACTCCTTCATTGATTAGTTGTGATAGTGTTTGAGCATCAATTGATCTAGTTGGTCTTATACACTCATGAGCACCTTCCTCTTCCCAACTTCTAGCAAACCAAAACTTCAAAAGTTCCCTAGAAGATAAGTAATCTTTGGCAACATTCATACCAACACTTGAAACCGTCGTAGACTCAGTTCTATGGTAAGTAATAAACCCCTCTTCAAATAGATCCTGTAATATACTCATAACACTATCGGAACTCATTCTGAATAGACGATTGGATTGAACCAATACAGTGTCAGTAGTGAATGGTGGCAGGGGCATAAAGTCAATCTCCTTCTCCTCAACCAAAACCGGTGTTATTAGATCTCCTTCCTTCAAACTGATTTCATTCCCATCATCTTCAAATGATAAACTCAACTTATCTCCATTATCGTTGGATAGTATGACATCAATGAAAGATGATTTTGTTTCATTATACTCCTTATACCTATCTACAATCCATCCCAAGACTGGTGATTGAACTCTACCTGCTGATATGTTTCGCCCATAAGAATGTTCATACATTAAGAAATTACTCAATCCAAATCCAATAACTCTATCCTGTATCCTTCTAAGTAGTTGTGCTTCAACAAGGTTAAAATTCACACTATCAGGATTTTGTATGCTTCTCACTATAGCACTATAGGTAACCTCGTTAAATCTCATTCTCTTAACATTTCCTCCAAAAAAGTTCATATAGATGTTGAGAAACGAATAGATGTCAAAACTAATCTTCTCACCTTCAGTGTCAGGGTCAGATGCAAGCAAAATTTCGTCAACCTCTTTCGCAAGTTCTATAAGCGAGATAATATCCTCAAACCTATCTGTGTATTCCTCACCACTCTTGAAAACATTTTTCTCTTCTGACCCGACAAATGCCTTACCAGACCTACTACTCTTTATGGCATCATACACTGGAATAGGTTTATCATTAACAATTCTTATACCGTAGAAATCTTCCTGATCTGTTGTTAGTTCAAATATGTGTCCCTTTGAA
Coding sequences within:
- the fliR gene encoding flagellar biosynthetic protein FliR, translating into MAVDIVNFLIYNFQFFLVSFARAVAFLTVLPLFGGINVPNRIRVVLAFFLSYMTFPILTQLGYEIPTSLGDFFFILVGEVIIGLLMGFFVYLIFIAFQLAAQIFSTTFGLGFVEVVDPLSETSIPTYGTLLLIFATLVFISIDGPFLSFQAFLESYKKIWPYNLNLDSVKVISQFVVSGFNAMFAIAIKISLPIIAVILAIDITVGILAKTAPQMNVLNLSFDAKIVVGLILVIVFAMPMITLMQDMLKESFYKLWSFLKMFKV
- a CDS encoding rhomboid family intramembrane serine protease, whose protein sequence is MFIPLFDFEERDRWEDRRGMIPKLFTPVMTLVIVICVLVFIYQTFFVRNDAMFYREWGAIPYELLKSIREGEFIYFNLITYAFVHGGFFHLLGNMWFFFIFGNNVERRLGSFIFILFYLSSAIISALIHMVVLFPEEMLGMKRFESISPVGEMAIPLVGASGAVSAVLGAYMKYFPRNYVATLIVFFIITVIPISASIFIGVWLVGQIANAVFNPQASIAWFAHLGGFAYGYLFASIYKGKREYYYES
- a CDS encoding SpoIID/LytB domain-containing protein; translated protein: MREILKHIVFAKIIVFIGILTFSCIPRSSLKSIATTDKVRVLIGIERSNFKITSEGLIVINGIPFNNEANIYFDGSKIVANDIVKDSKIEIFSDSYLQYIDKKYPGFIRLITSENGIMVINVVELEEYLSSVVPSEVPALWPMEVLKAQAIVSRTYAVRKMIENQDKDYDVVSTYKSQVYSGISKVHPRTSRAVRETEGIVITHNDEVIFAFFHANSGGYTEKPEIIGVKENLPYLKPVIDNYSKNTFRSFWKTSISKKDFLNSIFGRKNLKMEYINIPYRLPSGSIAEIEVVANDGKSSIIRRINVNRFREIFPMVLSPKFEIDIEGDNIVFTGIGWGHGVGMSQWGAKEMAIKGYNYKEIIRHYYNDVELVKIY